One Chaetodon trifascialis isolate fChaTrf1 chromosome 13, fChaTrf1.hap1, whole genome shotgun sequence DNA segment encodes these proteins:
- the ncoa4 gene encoding nuclear receptor coactivator 4 isoform X1, giving the protein MTSKSRVHSKGTRMPSVEAATGGLKQCRQAQDQLEEAINGVMKAEQQLRENAREVRAELQSCVSRQQEALRCREVWLLGQIELLEQLKTETLQQQLHQLHWLRGQFDVISHQLQSSNSSNDLSNQLTSCMEKLSSLSLTPEETPEMSFHADTRSLRQAITSFGSITAQLVQAVSSQSPAQHSGQVNTQMEAGALDDWLMGTPPASSCPIGYQSSKNPKDWLVTHKESKTSCPALTSVDFLQAWGQLRDLEAWLLQDQTPVNRERTNSSCSSSFSIEKIDESEFAISSEEEELNDWLITPPTVAMETMSDAERWRQVLKPFQDGWSSSDWLVGSTRPSADCSSCCQTTKALEIENLGQLKCLKTPPASSPASPITPVAPVKAALEAWLQQVAPVQQNCKANEVCSTYADCVCDENCGKEALSLWLLKQDGRDKNGVPVAPPTAKNAPPAAKNAPPTMHLREQEQKVQAILEAWLHPTNSSSSSSCRTPLQAITSSLSSWMAPGEEKASREEHSSQFKPSFSPSSSSSSSSSSSSSSSSSPFQHPLDPKLWVLQGQTSLCSPGSGGQPPPAAEDDKWLLKKRSQAQERLALPTVCDLFSCMKVGGDKEKWLHKAPEQM; this is encoded by the exons gTGCGTgcggagctgcagagctgcgtGAGTCGTCAGCAGGAGGCGCTGCGCTGCAGAGAGGTTTGGCTGCTCGGTCAGATCGAGCTGCTGGAACAGCTCAAGACCgaaactctgcagcagcagctgcaccagCTGCACTGG ctccgAGGTCAATTTGATGTGATCAGCcatcagctgcagagctcaaacagcagcaacgaCCTGAGCAAtcagctgaccagctgcatgGAGAa GTTGTCCTCTCTCAGTCTGACCCCAGAGGAAACACCTGAGATGAGTTTCCACGCCGACACTCGCTCTCTGAGGCAGGCCATCACCTCGTTTGGTAGCATCACCGCACAG CTTGTGCAGGCTGTGTCCTCTCAGAGCCCTGCCCAGCACAGCGGCCAGGTGAACACACAG ATGGAGGCCGGGGCTCTGGATGACTGGCTGATGGGAACTCCTCCAGCAAGCAGCTGTCCCATTGGTTACCAGTCCAGCAAGAACCCTAAGGATTGGCTCGTGACACACAAGGAGAGCAAG acTTCCTGTCCCGCCTTGACCTCGGTGGACTTCCTGCAGGCCTGGGGTCAGCTCAGGGACCTGGAGGCGTGGCTCCTTCAGGACCAGACCCCTGTCAACAGGGAGAGaaccaacagcagctgcagctcctccttctccatcGAGAAGATCGACGAATCAGAGTTCGCCATCTcttctgaggaagaggagctgaacgACTGGCTCATCACCCCACccactgttgccatggagaccaTGTCAGATGCTGAGCGGTGGCGGCAGGTGTTGAAGCCGTTCCAGGACGGCTGGTCGTCCAGTGATTGGCTGGTGGGGTCGACCCGCCCCTCTGctgactgctcctcctgctgccagaCCACCAAGGCCTTGGAGATCGAGAACCTGGGCCAGCTCAAGTGCCTGAAGACCCCGCCCGCCTCCAGCCCCGCCTCCCCGATCACTCCAGTGGCCCCGGTGAAAGCAGCCCTGGAGGCGTGGCTGCAGCAGGTGGCGCCGGTGCAGCAGAACTGCAAGGCCAACGAGGTGTGCTCCACTTACGCCGACTGTGTCTGTGACGAGAACTGTGGGAAGGAAGCTCTGAGCCTCTGGCTGCTCAAACAGGACGGACGAGACAAAAATGGAGTCCCTGTGGCCCCGCCCACTGCTAAAAATGCCCCACCTGCTGCAAAGAACGCCCCGCCCACCATGCACCTGAGGGAGCAGGAACAGAAG gTTCAGGCCATTCTGGAGGCCTGGCTCCACCCCaccaactcctcctcctcctcctcctgcaggactcCTCTGCAGGccatcacctcctccctctcgaGCTGGATGGCTCCTGGGGAGGAGAAGGCCAGCAGGGAGGAGCATAGCTCCCAGTTCAAGccttccttctccccctcctcctcctcctcctcctcctcctcctcctcttcctcctcctcctcctctccattccAGCACCCTCTGGACCCCAAGCTCTGGGTGCTTCAAGGACAGACGTCCCTCTGTTCTCCAGGGTCAGGAGGTCAGCCCcccccagcagcagaggacGACAAATGgctgctgaagaagaggagtcaGGCTCAG GAGCGCCTGGCGCTGCCCACTGTGTGTGACCTGTTCTCCTGTATGAAAGTTGGcggagacaaagaaaaatggctgCATAAGGCTCCTGAACAG ATGTGA
- the ncoa4 gene encoding nuclear receptor coactivator 4 isoform X2 produces MRMPSVEAATGGLKQCRQAQDQLEEAINGVMKAEQQLRENAREVRAELQSCVSRQQEALRCREVWLLGQIELLEQLKTETLQQQLHQLHWLRGQFDVISHQLQSSNSSNDLSNQLTSCMEKLSSLSLTPEETPEMSFHADTRSLRQAITSFGSITAQLVQAVSSQSPAQHSGQVNTQMEAGALDDWLMGTPPASSCPIGYQSSKNPKDWLVTHKESKTSCPALTSVDFLQAWGQLRDLEAWLLQDQTPVNRERTNSSCSSSFSIEKIDESEFAISSEEEELNDWLITPPTVAMETMSDAERWRQVLKPFQDGWSSSDWLVGSTRPSADCSSCCQTTKALEIENLGQLKCLKTPPASSPASPITPVAPVKAALEAWLQQVAPVQQNCKANEVCSTYADCVCDENCGKEALSLWLLKQDGRDKNGVPVAPPTAKNAPPAAKNAPPTMHLREQEQKVQAILEAWLHPTNSSSSSSCRTPLQAITSSLSSWMAPGEEKASREEHSSQFKPSFSPSSSSSSSSSSSSSSSSSPFQHPLDPKLWVLQGQTSLCSPGSGGQPPPAAEDDKWLLKKRSQAQERLALPTVCDLFSCMKVGGDKEKWLHKAPEQM; encoded by the exons gTGCGTgcggagctgcagagctgcgtGAGTCGTCAGCAGGAGGCGCTGCGCTGCAGAGAGGTTTGGCTGCTCGGTCAGATCGAGCTGCTGGAACAGCTCAAGACCgaaactctgcagcagcagctgcaccagCTGCACTGG ctccgAGGTCAATTTGATGTGATCAGCcatcagctgcagagctcaaacagcagcaacgaCCTGAGCAAtcagctgaccagctgcatgGAGAa GTTGTCCTCTCTCAGTCTGACCCCAGAGGAAACACCTGAGATGAGTTTCCACGCCGACACTCGCTCTCTGAGGCAGGCCATCACCTCGTTTGGTAGCATCACCGCACAG CTTGTGCAGGCTGTGTCCTCTCAGAGCCCTGCCCAGCACAGCGGCCAGGTGAACACACAG ATGGAGGCCGGGGCTCTGGATGACTGGCTGATGGGAACTCCTCCAGCAAGCAGCTGTCCCATTGGTTACCAGTCCAGCAAGAACCCTAAGGATTGGCTCGTGACACACAAGGAGAGCAAG acTTCCTGTCCCGCCTTGACCTCGGTGGACTTCCTGCAGGCCTGGGGTCAGCTCAGGGACCTGGAGGCGTGGCTCCTTCAGGACCAGACCCCTGTCAACAGGGAGAGaaccaacagcagctgcagctcctccttctccatcGAGAAGATCGACGAATCAGAGTTCGCCATCTcttctgaggaagaggagctgaacgACTGGCTCATCACCCCACccactgttgccatggagaccaTGTCAGATGCTGAGCGGTGGCGGCAGGTGTTGAAGCCGTTCCAGGACGGCTGGTCGTCCAGTGATTGGCTGGTGGGGTCGACCCGCCCCTCTGctgactgctcctcctgctgccagaCCACCAAGGCCTTGGAGATCGAGAACCTGGGCCAGCTCAAGTGCCTGAAGACCCCGCCCGCCTCCAGCCCCGCCTCCCCGATCACTCCAGTGGCCCCGGTGAAAGCAGCCCTGGAGGCGTGGCTGCAGCAGGTGGCGCCGGTGCAGCAGAACTGCAAGGCCAACGAGGTGTGCTCCACTTACGCCGACTGTGTCTGTGACGAGAACTGTGGGAAGGAAGCTCTGAGCCTCTGGCTGCTCAAACAGGACGGACGAGACAAAAATGGAGTCCCTGTGGCCCCGCCCACTGCTAAAAATGCCCCACCTGCTGCAAAGAACGCCCCGCCCACCATGCACCTGAGGGAGCAGGAACAGAAG gTTCAGGCCATTCTGGAGGCCTGGCTCCACCCCaccaactcctcctcctcctcctcctgcaggactcCTCTGCAGGccatcacctcctccctctcgaGCTGGATGGCTCCTGGGGAGGAGAAGGCCAGCAGGGAGGAGCATAGCTCCCAGTTCAAGccttccttctccccctcctcctcctcctcctcctcctcctcctcctcttcctcctcctcctcctctccattccAGCACCCTCTGGACCCCAAGCTCTGGGTGCTTCAAGGACAGACGTCCCTCTGTTCTCCAGGGTCAGGAGGTCAGCCCcccccagcagcagaggacGACAAATGgctgctgaagaagaggagtcaGGCTCAG GAGCGCCTGGCGCTGCCCACTGTGTGTGACCTGTTCTCCTGTATGAAAGTTGGcggagacaaagaaaaatggctgCATAAGGCTCCTGAACAG ATGTGA